The following proteins are encoded in a genomic region of Hirundo rustica isolate bHirRus1 chromosome 3, bHirRus1.pri.v3, whole genome shotgun sequence:
- the TRIB2 gene encoding tribbles homolog 2: MNIQRSTPITIARYGRPRNKTQDFEELSSIRSIEPSQSFSPNLGSPSPPETPNLSHCVSCIGKYLLLEPLEGDHVFRAVHLHSGEELVCKVFDIGCYQELLAPCFCLPAHKNINQITEIILGETKAYVFFERSYGDMHSFVRTCKKLKEEEAAKLFYQIASAVAHCHDGGLVLRDLKLRKFIFKDEERTRVKLESLEDAYILRGNDDSLSDKHGCPAYVSPEILNTNGSYSGKAADVWSLGVMLYTMLVGRYPFHDIEPSSLFSKIRRGQFNIPETLSPKAKCLIRSILRREPSERLTSQEILDHPWFSTDFNVSNSGYGAKEVSDQLVPDVNMEEDLDPFFN; the protein is encoded by the exons ATGAACATACAAAGGTCAACCCCTATCACGATAGCACGATATGGGAGACCGCGGAATAAAACCCAGGATTTTGAAGAGCTCTCGTCCATACGGTCCATCGAGCCAAGCCAGAGTTTTAGCCCGAATCTAGGCTCGCCGAGTCCGCCGGAGACCCCGAACTTGTCGCATTGCGTTTCTTGCATCGGGAAATACTTATTGTTGGAGCCTCTCGAGGGAGACCACGTTTTCCGAGCCGTACATCTGCACAGCGGCGAGGAGCTGGTTTGCAAG GTGTTTGATATTGGCTGCTACCAGGAGTTATTAGCACCATGTTTTTGTCTGCCTGCGCATAAAAATATCAACcaaattactgaaataattcTTGGGGAGACAAAAGCGTATGTGTTCTTTGAAAGGAGCTATGGGGACATGCATTCGTTTGTTCGTACCTGCAAGAAGCTTAAAGAAGAGGAGGCAGCCAAACTCTTCTATCAAATAGCTTCTGCTGTTGCACACTGCCATGATGGTGGACTGGTACTGCGAGATCTCAAGCTGcgaaaatttattttcaaggatGAAGAAAG GACTAGAGTGAAATTGGAAAGCCTAGAAGATGCTTATATTTTAAGAGGAAATGATGACTCTCTTTCTGATAAGCATGGATGCCCAGCCTATGTGAGTCCAGAGATCTTGAACACAAATGGCAGCTACTCTGGCAAAGCAGCGGACGTATGGAGTCTAGGTGTCATGCTTTATACCATGCTAGTTGGACGCTATCCTTTCCATGACATTGAGCCTAGTTCCCTCTTCAGCAAGATCCGTCGAGGGCAGTTTAACATTCCAGAAACTCTATCCCCTAAGGCAAAATGCCTCATACGTAGCATACTGCGTCGAGAGCCATCAGAAAGGCTGACTTCACAGGAAATTCTGGACCATCCATGGTTTTCTACAGATTTTAATGTATCGAATTCAGGATATGGTGCTAAGGAAGTATCAGATCAGCTGGTGCCTGATGTCAACATGGAAGAAGACTTGGACCCATTCTTTAACTGA